In the Thermodesulfobacteriota bacterium genome, one interval contains:
- a CDS encoding calcium-binding protein, which yields MRRVFIAFSYVLLLASASALYSADAFAQLRCNGFFVTIVGSPFGDVIFGTPGPDVIHGLGGNDEIYGLGSNDVICGGAGHDTIRGGAGHDQVFGQGGNDTLFGQAGHDFILGGLGNDTLRGNNGNDTLNGAGGTDDCDGGAGVNNINNCENGFVCQSPPLTTNFSNIGVFFVDPFNAILVGLTSNGFDVSLVLTDIPFNGAILGLGAFATSSTHCIVDFGVFDTDFDGSLLDELIFNASGICDLVVNRTVIFVDNVVVAGEPLGFNITGECSDIVFLSTTAVKGEAPSTDDMTSALIDAAAVVAEDLTDELRSESDDSGSGSIMDFQQDLEE from the coding sequence ATGAGACGCGTATTCATAGCCTTTTCGTACGTCTTATTGCTTGCGTCCGCAAGCGCTTTGTATTCAGCAGATGCCTTTGCACAGTTAAGGTGCAACGGGTTTTTCGTTACGATCGTCGGCTCGCCATTCGGCGACGTCATATTCGGCACCCCGGGCCCGGACGTGATCCACGGGCTGGGCGGGAACGACGAGATATACGGCCTCGGGAGTAACGACGTAATATGCGGAGGAGCCGGCCACGACACGATAAGAGGCGGTGCAGGCCACGACCAGGTATTCGGGCAAGGCGGGAACGATACGTTATTCGGCCAGGCCGGGCACGACTTCATCCTGGGCGGCCTCGGCAACGACACTCTGAGAGGCAATAACGGCAACGATACCTTGAACGGAGCAGGCGGAACCGACGACTGCGACGGCGGCGCGGGCGTAAATAACATAAACAACTGCGAGAACGGATTCGTATGCCAGAGCCCGCCCCTCACCACGAACTTCAGCAACATCGGCGTGTTCTTCGTCGACCCGTTCAACGCGATACTCGTCGGCCTCACCTCGAACGGGTTCGACGTATCGTTGGTGCTTACGGACATCCCGTTCAACGGCGCGATACTAGGGTTAGGCGCTTTCGCCACGTCCTCCACTCACTGCATAGTGGATTTCGGGGTCTTCGACACGGACTTCGACGGGAGCCTCCTTGACGAGTTGATATTCAACGCCTCTGGAATCTGCGACCTGGTAGTCAACAGGACCGTGATTTTCGTTGACAACGTCGTCGTGGCGGGCGAGCCGCTCGGGTTCAATATAACTGGGGAGTGCTCGGATATAGTTTTCCTGAGCACTACGGCCGTCAAAGGGGAGGCGCCTTCGACTGACGACATGACCTCTGCTCTCATAGATGCCGCGGCGGTCGTCGCCGAAGACCTGACCGATGAGCTCCGGAGCGAGAGCGATGACAGCGGGTCGGGATCGATAATGGACTTTCAGCAGGATCTGGAAGAGTAG
- a CDS encoding DUF523 and DUF1722 domain-containing protein — protein MRTFPKPVVVASRCFEFDACRYNGQTIPDNFVGALKRWVEFRPVCPELEIGLGVPRDPVRIVSKGGERRLIQPATGRDLTALMRGFSARFLGGLTEADGFILKSRSPSCGLSDAKEFPGPYGEVASGKGAGFFAGAVLERFPGLAVEDEGRLRNFRIREHFLTKLYTLARFRGVKNAGTASALINFHTENKLLLMSYSRKELRTLGRITANSDEKPPGEAIAAYGERLGHALASPRKRPSSINVLMHALGYFSDRLTGREKAHFLDLLAAYREERIPLSAVLAVLESWVIKYEQEYMGRQTFFEPYPRALTELPDSGNGRDF, from the coding sequence ATGAGAACCTTTCCCAAACCCGTAGTCGTCGCGAGCAGGTGTTTCGAGTTCGACGCTTGCAGGTACAACGGACAGACTATCCCCGATAACTTCGTCGGGGCCCTGAAACGCTGGGTGGAGTTCAGGCCCGTATGCCCGGAGCTGGAAATAGGCCTCGGCGTACCCCGCGACCCCGTGAGGATCGTGAGCAAGGGCGGCGAGAGGAGGCTCATTCAGCCCGCGACAGGGAGGGACCTCACGGCGCTCATGCGCGGGTTCTCCGCGAGGTTCCTGGGCGGGCTGACGGAAGCGGACGGGTTCATACTCAAGAGCCGCTCGCCTTCGTGCGGGTTAAGCGACGCGAAGGAATTCCCCGGCCCCTACGGCGAGGTAGCGTCGGGCAAGGGGGCGGGTTTCTTCGCAGGGGCCGTGCTGGAGAGGTTCCCGGGGCTTGCCGTCGAGGACGAGGGGCGGCTCAGGAATTTCCGCATCAGGGAGCATTTCCTGACCAAGCTCTACACGCTTGCCCGCTTCAGGGGAGTGAAAAATGCGGGCACGGCGAGCGCCCTCATAAACTTCCACACCGAGAACAAGCTCCTCCTCATGTCGTACAGCCGGAAAGAGCTGAGGACGCTCGGAAGAATAACAGCTAATTCCGATGAGAAGCCGCCCGGAGAGGCTATCGCGGCGTACGGGGAGAGGCTCGGGCACGCGCTCGCATCGCCCCGGAAGCGGCCGTCATCGATAAACGTCCTCATGCACGCCCTCGGATATTTCTCCGACAGGCTCACCGGGAGGGAAAAGGCCCATTTCCTTGACCTCCTCGCTGCGTACAGGGAGGAGAGGATACCGCTTTCGGCTGTCCTCGCCGTGCTCGAGTCCTGGGTGATAAAATACGAGCAGGAATACATGGGACGCCAGACCTTTTTCGAGCCTTACCCGCGGGCCCTCACGGAGCTCCCGGATTCGGGCAACGGGAGAGATTTCTGA
- a CDS encoding deoxyribodipyrimidine photo-lyase has product MIHGRSIFWFKRDLRTDDNTGLLNAVRDSREVIPLYVLEDSILGKYAEGSKRLALFSDALLSLDAELRRLGSYLLVLRGKAEEIIPALINTQKAEAVYTNRAYGFSGVKRDLGVEHQCRLHGTVFRKYDDTFLVPPHEIDQRKVFNAFYGIWQGKQKNAAADAPQKISSPPIPSAPAENMLRDLPGAENRHWPPDFAVTRLRDFNFGDYGVTRDFPYLDGTSRLSPYLRFGIVSVRRVYEAAVSAATDPNPYVSELAWREFWYHIMHNFPETRSLEFQEKRRNIKWINSEKWYDAWREGRTGYPIVDAGMRQLREEGWMHNRLRMIVASFLTKDLITDWRWGDRHFFEHLVDYDETVDIGNWQWSASCGADPKPFRIFNPILQSENYDPECLYIKKYIPDLASVEPEKIHNPLTYKLPYPRPIVNHYEMRNLAHEAYSGGRIDDDYISQIKKDTGLP; this is encoded by the coding sequence ATGATACACGGCAGGTCTATTTTCTGGTTCAAGCGCGATCTCAGGACGGACGACAATACCGGGCTTCTGAACGCGGTGAGGGACAGCAGGGAGGTCATACCCCTCTACGTCCTCGAGGACTCGATCCTCGGAAAATACGCTGAAGGGAGCAAGAGGCTCGCGCTTTTCTCGGACGCGCTCCTGAGCTTAGACGCCGAGCTCAGGCGGCTCGGATCTTACCTGCTCGTGCTCAGGGGAAAGGCCGAGGAGATAATCCCCGCGCTCATCAATACTCAGAAAGCCGAGGCGGTGTACACGAACAGGGCGTACGGCTTCTCGGGAGTAAAGCGCGACCTCGGGGTCGAACACCAGTGCAGACTCCACGGGACCGTGTTCAGGAAGTACGACGACACGTTCCTCGTCCCCCCTCACGAGATAGACCAGAGAAAGGTGTTTAACGCCTTCTACGGCATATGGCAGGGCAAGCAAAAGAACGCTGCTGCGGACGCGCCCCAGAAGATAAGCTCGCCTCCCATACCGTCCGCCCCCGCTGAAAACATGCTCCGTGACCTCCCCGGGGCTGAGAACAGGCACTGGCCTCCCGATTTTGCGGTCACCAGGCTCAGGGACTTCAATTTCGGCGACTACGGCGTGACGAGGGACTTCCCTTACTTGGACGGGACGTCCAGACTCTCGCCGTATCTGAGGTTCGGCATAGTATCAGTGAGGAGGGTCTACGAGGCGGCAGTCTCGGCCGCGACCGACCCGAACCCATACGTATCGGAGCTCGCGTGGAGGGAGTTCTGGTACCACATCATGCACAACTTCCCCGAGACGAGGAGCCTCGAGTTCCAGGAAAAGAGGCGGAACATAAAGTGGATTAACAGCGAGAAGTGGTACGACGCCTGGCGCGAGGGCCGCACGGGTTACCCTATCGTGGACGCGGGAATGAGGCAGCTCAGGGAAGAGGGCTGGATGCATAACCGGCTCCGGATGATAGTGGCGTCGTTCCTGACGAAGGACCTCATCACCGACTGGAGGTGGGGGGACAGGCACTTCTTCGAGCACCTGGTCGACTACGACGAGACAGTGGACATAGGCAACTGGCAGTGGTCGGCGTCCTGCGGGGCCGACCCCAAGCCGTTCCGCATTTTTAACCCGATACTCCAGTCGGAGAACTACGACCCGGAGTGCCTCTACATAAAAAAATACATACCCGACCTCGCCTCGGTGGAACCGGAAAAGATCCACAACCCGCTCACGTACAAGCTCCCCTACCCGAGGCCCATCGTGAACCACTACGAGATGAGGAACCTCGCGCACGAGGCGTATTCCGGGGGGCGCATAGACGACGATTACATCTCGCAGATCAAGAAGGACACGGGGCTCCCCTGA
- a CDS encoding sigma-70 family RNA polymerase sigma factor, translated as MDNEFDRGYFSSGDYSDEDFFIQRGRLENAYDTFREQEEAEAASPAKKRREKERKWTKYEEERVLQVYFRDLLTEPLLTPDDEKELGAKIKECEKKARKIQKDLERLAGGKLKTKPEIDKNRLDATMKVYSYKAQELKSRFIRSNLRLVVSIAKRHLGRGLPLTDLVQEGNLGLIRAVEKFDHRKGFKFSTYAAWWIQQALSRAIAEKTRTIKVPVYVLEQSGKVFRAKYALEDELGRKPYPEEIAEKAGLSREVVQAVLDGTDNVLSLDKPVTDDNEKTYVDLMPDLGEGQESAVSDIRIKTLLDESLSSLTPKEEEIVRMRYGLGEGKIYTLDEIGSKFGVTRERIRQIEKAALEKISKSGLGEMLKGYL; from the coding sequence ATGGACAACGAATTCGACAGGGGATATTTCTCCTCCGGGGATTACTCGGACGAGGATTTTTTCATCCAGCGCGGCAGGCTTGAAAACGCCTACGATACATTCAGGGAGCAGGAGGAAGCAGAGGCAGCTTCCCCCGCCAAAAAACGCAGGGAGAAGGAAAGGAAGTGGACCAAATACGAGGAGGAAAGGGTATTGCAGGTCTATTTCCGCGACTTGCTGACCGAGCCGCTTCTTACGCCCGACGACGAGAAAGAGCTAGGGGCCAAGATAAAGGAGTGCGAAAAGAAAGCCAGGAAGATTCAGAAGGACCTGGAGCGCCTCGCGGGCGGCAAGCTCAAAACGAAGCCCGAGATAGACAAAAACAGGCTCGACGCCACGATGAAGGTTTATTCGTATAAGGCGCAGGAGCTGAAGTCCAGGTTTATAAGATCGAACCTGCGGCTCGTAGTGAGCATTGCAAAGAGGCACCTCGGGAGAGGGCTTCCGCTCACGGACCTCGTCCAGGAGGGGAACCTCGGGCTCATAAGGGCGGTCGAGAAGTTCGACCACAGGAAGGGCTTCAAGTTCTCGACTTACGCCGCATGGTGGATTCAGCAGGCGCTTTCGAGGGCGATCGCCGAGAAGACGAGGACCATAAAGGTGCCCGTATACGTGCTCGAGCAGTCGGGAAAGGTATTCAGGGCGAAGTACGCTCTCGAAGATGAGCTCGGAAGGAAGCCCTACCCCGAAGAGATCGCCGAGAAAGCCGGCCTTTCGAGGGAGGTGGTCCAGGCCGTGCTCGACGGCACCGATAACGTCTTATCGCTCGACAAGCCTGTGACCGACGACAACGAAAAGACCTACGTCGACCTGATGCCCGACCTCGGGGAGGGACAGGAGTCCGCCGTATCCGACATAAGGATAAAGACGCTCCTCGACGAGTCCCTTTCGTCCCTCACGCCCAAGGAAGAGGAGATCGTCAGGATGAGATACGGGCTCGGGGAAGGGAAGATATACACGCTCGACGAGATAGGGAGCAAGTTCGGCGTCACCCGCGAGAGGATAAGGCAGATAGAGAAGGCTGCCCTCGAGAAGATATCGAAATCGGGGCTCGGCGAGATGCTCAAGGGGTATTTGTGA
- a CDS encoding MerR family transcriptional regulator — translation MKAASRMTGLTPHAIRAWERRYGVVTPGRDSNNRRFYRESDIERLALLQKATGAGHPISQVAGYSKEELQEIVGAMNVIDMPSRKPVETFRQAPAAGDLSIVRDFESYMDGILAAVERMDRKSLEEILIAVETEVGRNALLERVVVPIMERIGDLWRKGELRISHEHLATQAVRTFLGGLLALQKTFPGAPHVVVTTPSDQVHELGALSAAVAAASEGWNVTYLGPSLPSEEIAGAVAYNGSKALVLSLIYPESDPLVARELRKLRRYLPGLPIIVGGRARQSYSQVLGEIDAVVVNDLYGVRTVLESIRTNGVA, via the coding sequence ATGAAGGCGGCCTCCAGGATGACGGGGCTCACTCCCCACGCTATACGGGCATGGGAGAGGCGTTACGGAGTAGTCACGCCTGGAAGGGACTCCAACAACAGGAGGTTCTACAGGGAGAGCGACATTGAGAGGCTCGCCCTCCTCCAAAAGGCTACCGGCGCGGGGCACCCGATAAGCCAGGTGGCGGGGTATTCGAAAGAGGAGCTCCAGGAGATAGTGGGCGCGATGAACGTCATCGATATGCCGTCCAGAAAACCCGTAGAAACCTTCAGGCAGGCTCCCGCCGCGGGAGACCTTTCGATCGTCAGGGATTTCGAATCGTACATGGACGGTATCCTTGCAGCAGTCGAGAGGATGGACAGGAAATCGCTAGAGGAGATCCTGATAGCGGTCGAGACCGAGGTCGGGAGGAACGCGCTCCTCGAGAGGGTCGTCGTGCCCATCATGGAGAGGATAGGCGACCTCTGGAGGAAAGGGGAGTTAAGGATTTCGCACGAGCACCTTGCGACGCAGGCGGTGAGGACTTTCCTCGGCGGCCTCCTCGCCCTGCAGAAGACATTCCCCGGCGCGCCGCACGTAGTGGTCACCACTCCTTCCGACCAGGTCCACGAGTTAGGAGCGCTTTCGGCGGCGGTCGCGGCAGCGAGCGAGGGGTGGAACGTCACTTACCTCGGGCCGAGCCTGCCTTCCGAGGAAATAGCCGGGGCCGTGGCGTATAACGGCTCGAAGGCCCTCGTCCTGAGCCTCATATACCCCGAGAGCGACCCTCTCGTAGCGCGCGAGCTCCGTAAGCTCAGGCGCTACCTGCCGGGCCTCCCCATCATAGTCGGCGGGAGGGCGAGGCAGAGCTACTCGCAGGTGCTCGGGGAGATAGACGCCGTCGTCGTTAACGACCTCTACGGCGTCCGCACAGTGTTGGAATCCATCCGCACTAACGGCGTCGCCTGA
- a CDS encoding IPTL-CTERM sorting domain-containing protein codes for MAMLTYIKIIGVTAFMLLTSLSPSNAEIILDGVSSNHQEGLFNQAPVNIPSGKQGDFEIITCTTAYETNAFFDPTPGVFSLLDSGGCGGVDSCELAIWTRLDESAGASQIFCNWDLNTNVFAAGALRYSGVDINNPIVDVGCETGVGLVATAPSINTQPGSEVVWIVSLLRYNLIPKVTAQAENALFETTSSSGTQTIELFAASSTFEESGPTGEEEFQLGTESDNWRACTIALRAFQTNIPTLSEWGLLAAAAGLMLVGVFFAIRKRKIQDA; via the coding sequence ATGGCGATGCTTACCTACATCAAAATAATTGGTGTTACGGCATTTATGCTCCTTACTTCATTATCCCCGTCGAATGCCGAGATAATTTTAGACGGGGTCAGTTCCAATCACCAGGAAGGCCTCTTCAATCAGGCACCCGTAAATATACCTTCAGGCAAACAGGGCGATTTCGAGATCATTACGTGCACGACCGCGTATGAAACCAACGCCTTTTTCGACCCCACGCCGGGAGTGTTTTCACTGCTCGATTCGGGCGGCTGCGGCGGAGTGGACAGTTGCGAGCTTGCTATCTGGACGAGACTCGACGAATCGGCGGGCGCATCCCAGATTTTCTGTAACTGGGACCTCAACACGAACGTTTTCGCCGCAGGGGCTTTAAGGTACTCGGGGGTGGACATAAACAACCCGATTGTAGACGTCGGATGCGAGACAGGGGTTGGACTGGTCGCCACGGCTCCCTCTATAAATACGCAACCGGGCTCCGAGGTCGTCTGGATCGTATCTCTGCTCAGGTATAACCTGATCCCGAAAGTTACCGCACAAGCCGAAAACGCATTGTTTGAGACTACGTCCTCTTCCGGCACCCAGACAATCGAGCTCTTCGCCGCCTCATCGACGTTTGAAGAGTCGGGGCCTACCGGGGAAGAAGAATTCCAGCTTGGGACCGAGTCAGACAACTGGAGGGCCTGCACGATCGCGCTCAGGGCGTTTCAGACAAATATCCCCACACTTTCCGAATGGGGCCTGCTTGCGGCTGCGGCGGGATTGATGCTGGTAGGCGTGTTCTTTGCTATTAGGAAAAGAAAGATCCAGGATGCATGA
- a CDS encoding IPTL-CTERM sorting domain-containing protein — protein sequence MSRISIAVIAYLILIFHATASNAVVELVGVDVDVNSIPNLNQGTIPIPGGESGQFEILICATPSDSTNAFNNATPGWTTLDSGSCGGSGGCILGIFYRTDDSPDSSLSTCHWADPTTIYGGGSFRYSGVDPADFFIDVECNTGSFGVPTAPSILTSAGSAVVRTFAYGGILETQIVGSNQVEEGNFGFGGSSLGQFIVGSGDSFAFEDTVPTGEYEFDTFVEGDWRACTIAFGPEIDISRPIPTLSEWGMIAAAAGLMIAGVWFAARRRREARA from the coding sequence ATGAGCAGGATCTCCATAGCTGTAATAGCGTATTTAATCCTTATTTTCCACGCAACGGCTTCCAATGCGGTTGTAGAGCTAGTAGGGGTCGACGTGGATGTAAACTCAATCCCGAATTTGAACCAGGGCACGATACCGATCCCCGGAGGAGAGTCAGGGCAGTTCGAGATATTGATATGCGCGACGCCTTCAGACAGCACAAACGCTTTTAACAATGCCACGCCGGGGTGGACGACGCTCGACAGCGGAAGCTGCGGGGGAAGCGGAGGATGTATTCTGGGAATATTTTACAGGACCGACGACTCCCCCGACTCTTCACTGAGCACGTGCCATTGGGCCGATCCCACGACCATCTACGGAGGCGGCTCGTTCAGATACAGCGGTGTCGATCCGGCTGATTTTTTTATCGACGTCGAATGTAACACAGGCAGCTTCGGCGTCCCCACCGCTCCGTCGATACTGACTAGCGCAGGCTCGGCAGTCGTCAGGACGTTTGCATACGGCGGTATATTAGAGACGCAAATTGTCGGCTCAAACCAGGTGGAGGAAGGAAACTTTGGGTTCGGCGGCAGTTCGCTTGGCCAATTTATCGTCGGAAGTGGAGATAGTTTCGCGTTTGAAGATACCGTCCCGACCGGAGAATACGAATTCGACACATTTGTCGAGGGAGACTGGCGCGCCTGCACGATCGCTTTCGGACCTGAAATCGATATCAGCCGCCCGATACCCACGCTTTCCGAGTGGGGGATGATCGCGGCGGCGGCGGGATTGATGATTGCGGGAGTGTGGTTTGCGGCGAGGAGGAGAAGGGAGGCGAGGGCTTAG
- a CDS encoding MFS transporter, with the protein MNLNTSEYKAVSTVALIMATRLLGIFLILPVFSVYTEKYPGSDLALAGVAFGIYALAQSILQLPFGWASDRLGRKPVLVAGILLFTAGSVYCGMADTIWELIIARVIQGSGAVSSVALASLGDITRPGVRAQSFTIVGVSIGVAFLMAIVAGPYLAARIGFSSLFYILAGLGALSLLITLFFFPAINKEEPSADKTAVWRIALAPGMRTLFTASLVTSLLVNLFVFVYPLSWTALGVGDDHLWLVYLITLIPSALFIFPYVRRAERSGGLGTAAKAGWALIALAFFVYPAGSGLRWVLYGTGMAYFAGHTIMQSLLPAFLTQRVGQEKRGSATGIYNLLSFFGASIGGMMSGYLYQINPALPLIAGFILIIAWGLTGLPEPPADGRSV; encoded by the coding sequence ATGAACCTGAATACGAGCGAATACAAGGCCGTATCTACGGTGGCCCTTATCATGGCCACGAGGCTCCTCGGCATTTTCCTCATACTGCCCGTCTTCAGCGTTTACACAGAGAAGTACCCGGGGTCGGACCTCGCCCTCGCGGGCGTCGCTTTCGGCATTTACGCGCTCGCGCAGAGCATACTCCAGCTCCCGTTCGGGTGGGCGAGCGACAGGCTCGGCAGGAAGCCAGTTCTCGTAGCGGGGATACTGCTATTTACCGCGGGCAGCGTCTACTGCGGCATGGCGGATACGATATGGGAGCTCATCATAGCCCGCGTCATACAGGGTAGCGGAGCGGTGAGCTCGGTCGCGCTTGCGTCCCTGGGCGATATCACGCGGCCCGGAGTGAGGGCGCAGTCGTTCACCATCGTAGGGGTTTCCATAGGCGTCGCGTTCCTGATGGCCATAGTCGCGGGGCCTTACCTCGCGGCGCGGATAGGGTTCTCGAGCCTCTTCTACATACTCGCCGGCCTCGGGGCGCTGTCGCTCCTTATCACGCTCTTCTTCTTCCCCGCGATCAACAAGGAGGAGCCCTCGGCGGATAAGACGGCGGTATGGAGGATCGCGCTTGCGCCCGGGATGAGGACGCTGTTCACGGCCTCGCTCGTCACGTCGCTGCTGGTGAACCTGTTCGTCTTCGTGTATCCCCTATCCTGGACGGCGCTCGGCGTTGGCGACGACCACTTGTGGCTCGTATATCTCATCACGCTCATCCCGAGCGCGCTCTTCATATTCCCGTACGTGAGGCGGGCCGAAAGGTCGGGCGGCCTCGGGACCGCTGCCAAGGCCGGATGGGCGCTCATCGCGCTCGCGTTCTTCGTCTATCCCGCGGGCTCGGGGCTCAGGTGGGTGCTCTACGGGACGGGCATGGCGTATTTCGCCGGGCACACTATAATGCAGTCCCTACTCCCCGCTTTCCTCACCCAGAGAGTGGGGCAGGAAAAGAGGGGCTCCGCCACTGGGATATACAACCTACTCTCCTTCTTCGGGGCTTCGATTGGGGGCATGATGTCGGGGTATCTTTACCAGATAAACCCCGCGCTCCCGCTCATTGCGGGGTTCATACTCATAATCGCATGGGGGCTCACGGGCCTGCCCGAGCCGCCTGCCGACGGGCGGAGCGTCTGA
- a CDS encoding VWA domain-containing protein, translating into MKRGPTYKKTGRTGEKRALSSVNIETDSYDRELFSELESDSEGLRELIERGQALLPSWRSLMLDLFAAFYKHNVVFLPGEDIRKSSLLPRKILLGVQKDPDYPALREETVLDAFRSTLAAMQMGAMVLEWLRSEDGPGEKGLVREWEADRAERDLEELSQESETMDEIAGEEREGEEGGMSEAFEKVRRGKKAELDKEKKAFGKLAEELEKGHGKMDVRIKGLVKSSMKETSESVETSEEELSSWSASMGAPGERSAAEKLDLAAKLYSNEKLRRLSRIVGSLREEMLRGRRKSWARRGSEVFDVSTGSDIGRLVASELAGLANPRLRTDFKKRLLEGKLLQYSLKDEQGRGPMVICLDGSSSMEGKKELWSKGVCLTLLDIAKRERRKFSVVVFSSGGEPVRVFESSPGEGRGGWGMKEKDVFELAGYFPGGGTNFEEPLDRALGILRGSKFRRGDIVFITDGEAGIGDAWLEGFKREQRRLGFKVYSVLIDLTGRESWETLSLFSDKVTSVSRLTSDAAKGLFLDL; encoded by the coding sequence ATGAAGCGGGGGCCAACGTATAAAAAGACCGGGCGGACGGGGGAGAAGCGGGCGCTTTCGTCAGTGAATATAGAGACCGACTCCTACGACAGAGAGCTATTCTCGGAGTTGGAATCGGACTCCGAAGGGCTCAGGGAGCTCATAGAAAGGGGTCAGGCCCTTCTCCCGTCGTGGAGATCGCTCATGCTCGACCTCTTCGCCGCCTTCTACAAGCACAACGTCGTATTCCTCCCCGGGGAGGACATAAGGAAGAGCTCGCTCCTGCCCCGGAAGATACTCCTCGGCGTGCAGAAAGACCCCGACTACCCGGCGCTCCGCGAGGAGACCGTCCTAGACGCGTTCCGGTCGACGCTCGCCGCCATGCAGATGGGCGCGATGGTGCTCGAATGGCTCAGGTCCGAGGACGGACCCGGAGAAAAGGGCCTCGTCAGGGAATGGGAGGCCGACAGGGCCGAGAGGGACCTCGAGGAGTTGTCTCAAGAAAGCGAGACGATGGACGAGATAGCGGGTGAAGAAAGAGAGGGAGAGGAAGGCGGGATGAGCGAGGCGTTCGAGAAGGTGAGGCGCGGGAAGAAGGCTGAGCTCGATAAAGAGAAGAAGGCCTTCGGGAAGCTCGCTGAGGAGCTTGAAAAGGGGCACGGGAAAATGGATGTCAGGATAAAGGGCCTCGTGAAGTCTTCGATGAAGGAGACATCCGAAAGCGTGGAGACCTCCGAGGAGGAGCTATCTTCGTGGAGCGCGTCAATGGGCGCGCCCGGTGAAAGATCAGCCGCGGAGAAGCTCGACCTCGCGGCGAAGCTCTATTCGAACGAGAAGCTGAGGCGGCTCTCCCGCATAGTGGGCAGCCTCAGGGAGGAGATGCTCCGCGGGAGGAGGAAGTCCTGGGCGCGGAGGGGGAGCGAGGTCTTCGACGTCTCAACGGGGAGCGATATAGGGAGGCTCGTTGCCTCCGAGCTCGCGGGGCTTGCGAACCCGAGGCTCCGTACCGATTTCAAGAAGAGGCTCCTTGAAGGGAAGCTGCTGCAGTACTCGCTCAAAGACGAGCAGGGGAGGGGGCCCATGGTGATATGCCTCGACGGCAGCTCGTCCATGGAGGGGAAGAAGGAGCTCTGGTCGAAGGGCGTATGCCTCACGCTGCTTGACATAGCGAAGAGGGAGAGACGGAAATTCAGCGTCGTCGTTTTCTCTTCGGGCGGCGAGCCCGTGCGGGTATTCGAATCGAGCCCCGGCGAAGGCAGGGGCGGGTGGGGGATGAAGGAGAAGGACGTGTTCGAGCTCGCGGGCTATTTCCCGGGCGGGGGCACCAATTTCGAGGAGCCGCTCGACAGGGCGCTCGGTATCTTGCGCGGCTCCAAGTTCAGGCGGGGGGACATCGTGTTCATAACGGACGGCGAGGCGGGGATAGGGGATGCGTGGTTGGAAGGCTTCAAGCGCGAGCAGCGGAGGCTCGGGTTCAAGGTCTATTCGGTGCTGATCGACCTCACGGGAAGGGAATCGTGGGAGACGCTGTCATTATTCAGCGACAAGGTCACTTCAGTCTCCAGGCTCACGTCGGACGCGGCTAAGGGGCTGTTTCTTGATTTGTGA
- a CDS encoding transposase: MIKKMPEIEPRHKSLRQGRYNGVGFYYFLTTVTKDRKPLFVERPPAMIVLNSLKWLDHNDKMKLITAVVMPDHIHFIAQLENTSLSGLMHSLKSYTANEINKVLGRRGHVWEKQYYERGIKGENALNELIAYCLENPVRKGLVSNFKQYEYWYCAYEL; the protein is encoded by the coding sequence ATGATTAAGAAAATGCCCGAAATTGAGCCACGTCATAAATCTCTGCGTCAAGGACGCTATAACGGAGTGGGGTTCTATTATTTTCTTACGACGGTTACGAAAGACAGAAAACCTCTATTTGTAGAGCGACCTCCCGCAATGATCGTGCTTAATTCCTTGAAATGGCTAGATCATAACGACAAGATGAAACTGATTACGGCAGTAGTGATGCCTGATCACATTCACTTTATAGCACAATTGGAAAACACATCGCTTTCTGGATTAATGCATTCTTTGAAAAGTTACACTGCGAACGAAATCAATAAAGTGCTCGGACGGAGAGGGCATGTCTGGGAAAAGCAGTATTACGAACGAGGAATAAAGGGAGAGAATGCATTGAATGAATTGATCGCATATTGTCTTGAAAATCCCGTGCGTAAAGGTTTGGTGAGCAATTTTAAGCAGTACGAATATTGGTATTGTGCATATGAACTTTAG